Below is a window of Impatiens glandulifera chromosome 2, dImpGla2.1, whole genome shotgun sequence DNA.
CTTCCACCAAGAAGCGTTTCTTCTTCGAATCCTAAACTTGTTGCTGATCTTTCTGAAATTGCCGCATTTTCTAGTGAAGAAATTGTACCCAACCAACTCTACTTACTTTTTTTCAGCCcgagaaaaaagaagaaaatttgTTGCTAACCTTTTCGGTTGGGGAAATTGCAGGATTTGATGCCAAATGAAAATGAAGCAAAAGCCGATGATCCATCACAGACACAGGTGAAATAAAATTTTTGGTTTTGTTTTCTTGATCGAATCCTTCGACGGGTATGAATTATGCTTGGATGATTCTTATCAGGAAAAACGGATTGGTGAAAACGACGAGTCTTGCTCGTACACAAGCTCGAATAGAGAGAGCTGGGGAATATGTTCATCATTAGGAAGCAATGATGATCACCTTCCTTCAGATGACACTACCATCCCTGCCAATGACAATGGCCATAAGGTTAGTGTTTATTTGCATCTGGATCATCCGATAATCGCCCAGGTTTTAAATTTTCCGATTTTCATTTACAGACAAGTCCAGAAGAACCAGGTTCCATTATTCCTAATGGGAAAAAGAAGAAAGGTGACAGCTCTCTATCGTTTACAAGGAAACGCGACAAACATCACGACAGATTAGATGCATTTAAACAACGTTTCCGCCATTGGATCTTGAATAGAAAGAAACGATCAGGCAAAGCCGCTGCAAATCCTTAAAGTCGTTCTTGGTTCGTTAAGTTGTGTTTCTTTTCGAATTTTATTAGTGTATTTAGTTATGACCATCAGTTGTATATGTTGTTTCTAACTGTAGTAATTCGTCGGTTGTTCTCGACTTTGTATTGATTGATTCAGACGCTACGACTCACTCGTTATTCATTATGAAAAAAGTGCGGATAATCATAACTCAGTGATAAAACGCAATCTCgaaaactatatataaagtGCTGATCATCCATCATGAAAtcgaaaccctaaaccctaactaTATTCTATAGCCATGCAAATGCTTAGCCCATCTTCTAGTTCTATAAGGATCATCATAACCCCAGCTCTCAAAACCGTTTGTTCTTCCTAACAAGCTCCTCTCCAATGGCTGCGAACCACCGTCGTCAACCTCCGCTTCACCTGTTCTGTAACACTCTTCAGCAACCGGAGATTTATAGCTGTAAACTAAACGGAGATTTCTCGATTCCTCAAAATCCAATGGAATTCTTCTTTCCTCGCCGCTCCTAAGCTCGCCGATGTCGACGATCCTACCGCTCTCTCCGATTCGCAACCGGACTTCCGTAATCGCGCCACCGACAACTCTAGCGAGAAACTCCTTGAACTCGTTCATCACGAAACCGTTCGATGTGCCGTGGCCGTATCCAACGTGGAACCGATGGATCGGGATCGGAATCGGATTCTCGTCGTCGTTCGTACACTGATAAGTTCTCGTAGGACTGTTGGAGAGATGCAGAATGGAGCATTGAGGATTTTTGTAAGTTCGATCTTCGATTATCTTTATCCCTTTCTGTAATCCTTCCATTGGATCTGACTGTCCGAAGTAGAAAAGACGATCGATGACTTGCAGAGCTGTTCTCTTCCCGTACGGCGTCATACATCTGAGTGGAAACACTCGTGCAGCGGCGGACGAGTAGGTTACAATGGCGACTCGGTCAATCGGACGAAGAGAACAGACGACGAGTGCCATGCATTGTTTTATAAGTCTCAAATGAGGTCCATTAGGGCTAGCAACCAAGACTAGATCAGTCGCCGGTAGATGGTTCAGAGTTACCGACAGGTAATTATTCGATGGACGGCAGATTTGATGAACTGAGAAACGGAGATGAGGATGATCGGGATGACGGTCAGGTTGGATTGGATCGTCATCATCGTAACGAGCAGATCTGAGAAATGATCTCCTTTGAACTCTGAAAGTAGCGATGGAATCATCTAGGATTCGTAGAATTGGATCTGTTTGGTTGATACAAGTATCTGAACATTGTAGGTTACGAGGGAGATGAGACCAATGAGCTCGACAAACAGGGCAATTGAGACTTCCATGGCGGACATTGGAAGAAATGCATGTGAAATGGAAAGAATGAGAGCATTGTGCAGTGAAGATTGCTTGTCCAGGACTACTGTCTGTTGTTGTTCCTCCATAGCTAAGAACATCAAGGCATATTGGACACAAGTTCTGTAATcattcaatcaatcaatcaatcaatcaatcgccattaaagagagaaagatgAATATGAAATCTACCTTGGTATTTGAGGAATTGGGTTCCCCTGAAACAACTGTTTCACCACTTGAGCAATGGTGAAAGTGAGGAAGTGGAtctccggcggcggcggcgacaAGGGTTGTTGTCTTCTCCGGCGGAAAAGAACAGGTacatgttgttgttgtttgtagAATCAATTTCATTGCTCTTTTCAATTTACATAGAAaaccttcttcttctcttcttcttcccccaaccatcttcttctctctaaaaagatGAAAATGGGGTTTGAGTAGAAAACAGTAAGACTGTAgagtaagaagaagaagaaagaaagaaaaagatgatTTCTTTGTTGTTGTTCTTTGTAGTAGAAGCAAAAGACAAAGACAGAGACAATTGTCCCCACCTGACCAGAACCCTTGACCCTCTACCTATTCTATAGCCACAAATCCccaacttatattattattattacagcCAGCAAGCAATCAGTATTCAGAAATCTTTTTTGAAAaccctaattaattattaatagattttgaccattcaaacatatatatatatatatatatgattcaaaGTTTGGTcttttgatgaagatgaaggatttgggATTTGAGATTTGAAATTGTTGAATATCAAAGTTGTTGTTGTGGTACTAGACTTGCTTTATTCTAGATAGAGAAAGATGAACTCTTCTTCTATCATGTGGTGTTTGATTAAAGGAAAAAAAGGGCAAAGCCTGgtgatgttttgttttgttttgttttttttattaaataactaaagtgataaactttattttgaatttaaatcatatgtgttattaattttatataaaaaatatcactcAAAATACAACTTCATTTGATGAACtagttttgtttttcttttagatttattttaaaaattcttacATAGTTTTGATTATGATGACAATCTTTATTGTggtatttgatttgaaatttgataaacTCGAAATCAAGTTTCAACTCGAGTTCGATGTTCGAAAATTGATTCGCAATCACAATTATTTTAGTTCACATTTTTATTCTTCAACGAAAAAAAGTTGTCATTAAGAAATAAGAGACTTAGAGCTCTTTGATAAAAAGgtttttgagataaaatccagtttttatcttaaaactcaaacatcttatcaatcattaaatcaaataattttattatttaaatatcaaaattacccTCTAATTTTATCCTCTTTCTCTAAATCATCATTCTCTCATTTACCCCATATCCTCTAAAGTCAGGATAAATTAgtcttcaaaatttaaaaacaaatttttttctaatttttatcgAACAAagtttttatcataaaatttcggtaaaactaaaaaaaaaaaaaaaattcctcaAATAAGCGTTTTAGTTTATAGATTTAAAATGAAGATTTAGAAAGAGAATTTGATCATAATTAATGAGAGAGAGCAAATTATGATACAATATATaatgtgtaatatatataatataacaaaaacataatatatatataaatattaaataaaagttttgtgagttaaaatcaaacaaaatattttgggtttgaattccttcaaaatattatcaaacatATTTGAATTGTCGGCTAGGAAAGGTCGTGATCCTACATGGTTTGTTTGAACCCTAGGATGACTAATCATAGGATTTGgtcaattttttgtttaaataaatttaaatttgataatgatcttttatatttttatatatatcctttacatccaaataattttatatattcatattctAAACATGTTTAAATTACTTTTGAATAATTgatcatacaaaataaataaataaaaacattaactaaataaaaattttaaataatttcttattaaaaaagtaaaaatacaaaatataactttaataatatatttaaaaaaacgaatCAGATAggttgtttaattaaataaattataaaccttaatataaatcaatttttattatatcaaaaacTTGTATCAAAATTTTACCTCAAACCTatctaatgattttttttggaatttgatCCGTAGAACATAAAAGCTTAGGCTtcatatgatttatttaattttgtaaaaatcttatttaatataataatttatttagattaatgttcaaaatattcttactatttaatactttaatattttatttgaaagtaaaTAAGAAGAGgcattaattaataagaagggATAAATGGGCCATCTATGGCACCACAATATAAAGCTGCAATCTTCAATCtcataaaaagagaaaagataCTATTCTCCTCCTTCACCACTAAGCTTATTTCTTCCTTTccttttcttttcattaattataatactaatatttttttaatgtgtcttttattgtttaattatttaataaataacaacATTTAGAGTGTCAAGCAACATAGATTTGAGTGGagactttatttttattgaaaaatatcacTATATCCAAAGAAtcccaaaatatattttcaatgagTTTATATTTATTCGAAGTCATAATATTATCTTAtcttaacttaaataaaaagaatcctaactaaaaaaaataaaacggtAAGATTCGATTATCATTAAACTAACCTAAGTTAAAGTCCGatcatcataattttaaaactcGTTCTACAATCCTAactttaaaaagatatatattttttcataacaaTATGCTTTTTGTTTTGTATGTTTAGGAAACTATCATAATTACTCTTTATTTCaactaaaataagttttttttttcaattaaattaacttagtaaaatgtgtaaaaataattactgtaattgttattttgtttttcttcttatttaatttaaaaaaaaataacattagaTGTTTGTTTGAgagtatttttaaatttatttatttataaactcacgAATATAACTCAAAGACAAAGTAATaagatacaaaatattatagatTCAATTCTTATATAAAACGTAAGAGAAAACATGAATGTGTGATcgttgtatataaaaaaatatatatttgttcttTTACATTTATACTATAATGTTTATACactttttaacattaaaaaaacttaatataaattaaaaagaatatatgGAAAAAATCAATCAAGGACAAGTCCGAATTTCCCGTATATTGTTTTATAGAGGTTAAAATTATCatgttaaaagtaaaaataagttaCTCTGACCCACACACCAAACTTCTGGGGACCAATAACggcatattttttttatgctaGGTTactttacattattattattattattattattattattttctttattcataTCTACTTTTACTTTATACCTCATTCCTTACAAGTTTTAGGAGGGTACATTGgtaattcaatttgaattataaaatagtCTCCAATTAGGTatggttttaaaatatatcagaTTAATGTTGATGGGGACTTGATTTGAAGTAAGaaacaatttttgttttttttatttaattttagttgagtgtaattaatttgaatatagtttgaaatatttaatctcttaaaaagtagtgaaattaaaatattcagaagggtattattattaatggatgttttttagaaatataataattttgacaaatttattaaattttatgtctTATTGAAGGAAACAATGAATGTTATAAGTTATGTGGAGGGAAACAACTTGTCAACAtcaaattgtatttaattaattgaattttattaattttaaattattcattggCTCAAAATATATTCACCATTTAAAACCTGTCCCTATAGAACGTGGGCGAATATCCACTTTTAAGGACAGAATAAAActgaataataattatatataaaacttggTATTGtcctttgtatatatattttaactttagaagttaatatgaatttaaatttatgatatctATTCTAAATAGGGTGTTTTAAACGAGAATTAAATACGtaacttttaatttcttaagaGTTACTCATACAATTTGAACTATATTAGTAATGTGTTATTAAATTAGGTTATAGTTATGTATATTGCGTCCGAGTTCAAATCATGTCAATATGTTTAACCCgattaataaacatgtcaaaatcagATACACTTGAAATATCCAAAGTAAGTCCAtcaatttattcataatttttttataagattttgtGTTTGCCATTTCTTACTCATTCATCTTCTTTTGTAATGTAAGGTTTTTGTAAACggatttgtgatttaacttcatAGTTTTTTATGctgatgttattttaatatgaaatagaGATGTGATATTAATTATATCGGGTTTGAGTTGAGTAATGTCAATTGAATCGGGTTatgtaaacatgaaaatttgacataccccaatttataattgtattaatattttaaaataatattttgatcttttaattcaaaataatcaaaagaagaggttaaaactaaattagggttaattatggtgataattaaaccctaattagaaaaattaaataaaaactgaaaataatttgggattaaaatattgtatttattttacccaaactaaacttaaaaaggagttgaaataatttaactataatTTTAGACATAAGTTatgtataatttaataatttatagcctaaaataattaaataaatatccaaaaataatataaataaacataaattttattatattattaaacatattattgtgtattaatttggtgaagaaaaatgaaagaaaattgttaaaattcgatttcaaataacccttttattaaaaataaaaactgataattCAATGTGGCCGAAAATAAGGGAATCGATTACAGCAGGATTTATATCCATAAGATCAGCGCTAGATTTTCATCTAGTGCCCATGAAGAAGTCACGCATCCGGTTGTAACCAAGGAAGCGCACGCCCAGGTCCACACCGGATGAGCTAATGGGACGTTAACCCTATTAGCCCAGATGCCCAAACGCTAAATGGAACACCTAGCGATGGACGGAACACCAATGACgcattaatttaaacaaaacaatgtcGTTTTGTTTTCCTTCTCCACCGAGAAATTGCAAACGCCAGAGGCTCACACTCGACGCCGACGATCCTTCTAGAAGCTCTATCTCCCTCCTTCGTTTCTCAACCTTATCCTTCCAAACTTCACAAACGTTCACGTCTCTCCCTAGCCTTTAATTCCCCTAGGATAAGAAGTCAAAAACTATCCTAGAACTAGGGTGGCGAGGACAAAACATAAACGAAAAAGAAGAGTTTCAGAAGCCAAATTCAACATGAATTGACTTTGAAACCGACTTAGATTGAGTATAAATACTCCACAGGTGTTTTTATTCCAATCCATCGAACAAAATCCACTAATTACAGCCTGCTTGAAGATGTTCAAAGAAGCTCCGACGACTGTTTTTTGAAGAAACTGCTTCGGCGTTCTAAACTTCAATCAAGAGCTCTAGAAAGCTTCGTAAAGTTCATtgaagtgttctccaatcactaATAAGTTTCTAGACCTGCTGTAATTCAAGTTAggatttaaaattgaaaattttccaGTTTGATCAGGTTGATCTTATTTAAGGTTCAATTTTGTGCTTTCTATAGTCGAAATCAATCCATAGATGATATCCAAGCTTTTTGTCAAAAgagattttatttaatcaacatcaataaaaaaattccaaaactaatttgaaaatcaaaaaaatttaaaattt
It encodes the following:
- the LOC124925552 gene encoding E3 ubiquitin-protein ligase WAV3-like, which translates into the protein MVGGRRREEEGFLCKLKRAMKLILQTTTTCTCSFPPEKTTTLVAAAAGDPLPHFHHCSSGETVVSGEPNSSNTKNLCPICLDVLSYGGTTTDSSPGQAIFTAQCSHSFHFTCISSNVRHGSLNCPVCRAHWSHLPRNLQCSDTCINQTDPILRILDDSIATFRVQRRSFLRSARYDDDDPIQPDRHPDHPHLRFSVHQICRPSNNYLSVTLNHLPATDLVLVASPNGPHLRLIKQCMALVVCSLRPIDRVAIVTYSSAAARVFPLRCMTPYGKRTALQVIDRLFYFGQSDPMEGLQKGIKIIEDRTYKNPQCSILHLSNSPTRTYQCTNDDENPIPIPIHRFHVGYGHGTSNGFVMNEFKEFLARVVGGAITEVRLRIGESGRIVDIGELRSGEERRIPLDFEESRNLRLVYSYKSPVAEECYRTGEAEVDDGGSQPLERSLLGRTNGFESWGYDDPYRTRRWAKHLHGYRI